One stretch of Chloroflexota bacterium DNA includes these proteins:
- the rsfS gene encoding ribosome silencing factor — MPRLPPSAAGAAAAPKRAPRKAAKAPPAPVTALDFAHRALDAVQDKKAVQISLLDVQAVSMFTDYFLLCNGESDRQITAIVDAVDDSLSKLGRRRLGLEGTPESGWVLLDFGDLMIHVFTPERRTYYKLDELWKDAQTVVKIQ; from the coding sequence ATGCCCCGTCTCCCACCATCTGCCGCCGGCGCCGCCGCGGCCCCGAAGCGCGCGCCACGCAAAGCGGCCAAAGCGCCGCCCGCGCCGGTGACTGCGCTCGATTTCGCCCACCGCGCGCTCGATGCCGTCCAGGACAAGAAGGCCGTGCAGATCAGCCTGCTCGACGTGCAGGCAGTTTCGATGTTCACCGACTACTTCCTGCTGTGCAACGGCGAGAGCGACCGGCAGATCACGGCGATCGTGGATGCGGTTGACGACTCGTTGAGCAAGCTCGGGCGCAGGCGGCTGGGACTGGAGGGCACGCCCGAATCGGGCTGGGTGCTGCTGGACTTTGGCGACCTGATGATTCATGTCTTTACGCCGGAGCGCCGCACCTACTATAAGCTGGACGAGCTCTGGAAAGACGCGCAGACGGTGGTGAAGATCCAGTAG